The proteins below are encoded in one region of Aequorivita iocasae:
- a CDS encoding HTTM domain-containing protein: MLAAVQKYFKKDTQAAPLAVFRVLFGFMMFLSIVRFWMNGWIEKLYIQPKFFFSYYGFEWVKPIGDYTYLLFIICGIAALFVALGYKYRIAIIVFFLSFTYIELMDKTTYLNHYYFISCVGFLMIFLPANAYFSIDAYKNPNKAFQLVPQWTIDSIKLMLGIVYFYAGLAKLNSDWLFKAMPLKIWLPSKYDLPFLGDLMQQSWVHYTFSWSGALYDLAIPFLLLYKRTRWFAFALVVIFHVITRILFPIGMFPYIMIVSTLIFFGTGFHRKIIRFISKLLRIDYSKMVALTQTKKYRFKRNIALPILAVFFVFQLVFPWRYLAYPNELFWTEEGYRFSWRVMLMEKAGYAQFKIKNTETGEQFLVDNTDFLTPFQEKQMSTQPDFILQYAHFLGEHFEAQGHENIAVYAESYVALNGRLSQPYVDPNVDLMKQRESFRRKDWILPFNDTIKGL; the protein is encoded by the coding sequence ATGTTAGCGGCAGTTCAAAAATATTTCAAGAAAGACACACAGGCCGCACCACTTGCAGTCTTTCGTGTTCTTTTTGGATTTATGATGTTTTTGAGTATCGTCCGTTTTTGGATGAATGGTTGGATTGAAAAACTTTACATCCAACCAAAATTTTTCTTCAGTTATTACGGTTTTGAATGGGTTAAGCCTATTGGCGATTATACCTATCTTCTTTTTATAATTTGTGGAATTGCTGCGCTTTTTGTGGCTTTGGGCTACAAATATCGCATAGCGATTATTGTTTTCTTTTTAAGTTTCACTTATATCGAGTTGATGGACAAGACCACCTATCTTAACCATTATTATTTTATAAGCTGCGTAGGGTTTTTAATGATTTTTCTTCCCGCAAACGCATATTTTTCTATAGATGCTTATAAAAATCCAAACAAAGCATTTCAATTGGTTCCACAATGGACCATAGATAGCATCAAACTAATGTTGGGCATCGTCTATTTTTATGCAGGCTTGGCAAAACTGAACAGCGATTGGCTGTTTAAGGCCATGCCTTTAAAAATCTGGCTCCCCTCAAAATACGATCTTCCTTTTCTGGGAGATTTAATGCAGCAATCCTGGGTGCATTATACTTTCAGTTGGAGTGGCGCCCTGTATGATCTGGCCATTCCATTTTTATTGCTATATAAACGTACACGCTGGTTTGCCTTTGCTTTAGTTGTAATTTTTCACGTGATAACGCGGATATTGTTTCCTATTGGGATGTTTCCGTATATAATGATTGTTAGCACACTTATCTTTTTTGGCACGGGCTTTCACAGAAAAATAATCCGTTTTATTTCGAAATTATTGCGAATTGATTATTCCAAAATGGTCGCTCTTACGCAAACAAAGAAATACCGTTTCAAAAGAAATATTGCCTTGCCGATTCTTGCCGTGTTTTTTGTATTTCAGCTAGTGTTTCCGTGGCGCTATTTGGCGTACCCCAACGAGCTTTTTTGGACAGAGGAAGGCTATCGATTTTCTTGGCGGGTTATGTTGATGGAGAAAGCGGGCTATGCGCAATTCAAAATAAAAAATACAGAAACCGGGGAGCAATTTTTAGTGGATAACACAGATTTTTTGACGCCCTTCCAAGAAAAACAGATGAGCACCCAGCCAGATTTTATACTGCAATACGCACATTTTTTAGGAGAACATTTTGAAGCACAAGGTCACGAAAATATAGCTGTGTATGCAGAAAGTTATGTAGCACTCAACGGTAGGTTGAGCCAGCCCTACGTTGACCCAAATGTAGATTTGATGAAACAACGGGAATCTTTCCGTAGAAAGGATTGGATTTTACCATTTAACGATACCATTAAAGGACTTTAA
- a CDS encoding TonB-dependent receptor has product MLKNALFLFFLFLNFSVVAQFSISGKVISKETQAPIAYAEVYILDLGKSKVSDVDGNFEFSDIPAGTYEFAVFNLEYEVLKKQFTISENTAINFELELLGEQLSEVRITKRKEEIFALRNLKQVEGTAIYAGKKSEVVVMDNLTTNTATNNARQIYAQVVGLNIYENNDGGLQLNIGGRGLNPNRTANFNTRQNGYDISADVLGYPESYYTPPADAISEIEVVRGAASLQYGTQFGGLINFKLHQPKPKKKIEWISRQSLGSYKLFNSFNSLSGTVGKFGYYAYYNFKTGDDFRPNSEFDSHNAYAHLEYNFSEKTTLAFEISYLNYLAQQPGGLTDKQFEEDPTFSNRTRNWFKVDWKLYSLRLDHSFSEKTDFSLNLFALDAYRKSVGFRENRVSQQDDLDAPRELISGNFNNWGAEARLLTHYNLFGNENVVLFGGKYYQSNNSERQGPGTNGSDANFEFASEEFPNYPRQSDFEFPNLNFAAFGENIFNISSKFSVTPGFRFEYIKTQSEGEFKKINFDIAGNPILNEDIADNREFDRAFVLLGVGLSYKPVKSMEVYGNVSQNYRSVTFNDIRITNPSLVVDPNITDEEGYTFDLGARGRFGKYLSYDIGGFYLSYQDRLGVIVREVSDIQEERFRGNIGDAVTYGLESFVDWNIMETLSANRNFRMNYFVNLALTDSEYTSSEENNVEGKKVEFIPAINLKTGLGFGYKNFLGSLQYTYLSKQFTDATNSKRDFESQSGIVGEIPAYDILDLSLAYTFGRFKLEGGINNVLDNSYFTRRATGYPGPGILPSQPRTWYATLQIKL; this is encoded by the coding sequence ATGTTGAAAAACGCCCTCTTTTTATTTTTTCTTTTTTTGAACTTTTCAGTAGTTGCACAATTTTCAATTTCTGGAAAAGTAATTTCAAAAGAAACCCAAGCCCCGATAGCCTACGCCGAAGTTTATATTTTGGATCTTGGAAAATCTAAAGTAAGCGATGTAGACGGAAATTTTGAATTTTCCGATATTCCTGCAGGCACTTATGAGTTTGCGGTCTTTAATCTGGAATATGAAGTATTGAAAAAACAGTTTACTATTTCAGAAAACACAGCGATAAATTTTGAATTGGAACTGCTGGGCGAGCAGCTTTCCGAAGTACGGATCACAAAACGTAAAGAGGAAATTTTCGCTTTGCGGAATTTAAAACAGGTGGAAGGCACGGCCATTTACGCTGGAAAAAAGAGCGAAGTGGTTGTGATGGACAACTTGACTACAAATACTGCCACCAACAATGCACGACAGATTTATGCGCAGGTTGTAGGGTTGAATATTTATGAAAACAACGACGGTGGCTTACAGTTGAACATTGGCGGTCGTGGTTTGAACCCAAACAGAACCGCAAATTTCAACACACGCCAAAACGGTTATGATATTTCAGCAGATGTTTTGGGCTATCCCGAAAGTTACTACACTCCGCCCGCCGATGCCATTAGCGAGATTGAAGTGGTTCGTGGCGCGGCTTCGCTTCAGTACGGAACGCAGTTTGGCGGATTGATAAATTTTAAGTTGCACCAACCCAAGCCGAAGAAAAAAATAGAATGGATTTCCCGACAATCCTTAGGTTCGTATAAACTTTTCAATAGTTTCAACAGTCTGAGTGGCACCGTGGGGAAGTTTGGCTATTACGCATATTACAACTTTAAAACGGGTGATGATTTCAGGCCCAATTCTGAATTTGATTCGCACAACGCCTACGCTCATTTGGAGTATAATTTTTCAGAAAAAACAACCCTCGCTTTTGAAATTAGCTATTTGAACTATTTAGCGCAACAACCGGGAGGACTTACGGATAAACAGTTTGAGGAAGACCCAACTTTCAGCAACCGGACGCGAAACTGGTTTAAGGTAGATTGGAAATTGTATTCGCTGCGTTTGGATCACAGTTTTTCGGAAAAAACAGATTTCAGCCTAAACCTTTTTGCACTGGATGCCTATAGAAAATCGGTTGGTTTCCGTGAAAACAGGGTTTCACAGCAGGATGATCTGGATGCGCCGCGTGAATTGATTTCAGGAAATTTCAACAATTGGGGCGCGGAAGCCAGACTTTTGACACATTATAATTTATTTGGAAACGAAAATGTAGTATTATTTGGCGGAAAATATTACCAATCAAACAATAGCGAACGCCAAGGGCCGGGAACCAACGGTAGTGACGCCAATTTTGAATTCGCTTCAGAAGAGTTTCCGAATTATCCGCGCCAAAGTGATTTTGAATTTCCAAACCTGAACTTTGCTGCCTTTGGGGAAAATATTTTTAACATTTCTTCCAAGTTTTCGGTTACGCCCGGTTTCCGTTTTGAATATATTAAAACGCAAAGTGAAGGAGAGTTCAAAAAGATAAATTTCGACATTGCAGGCAATCCAATTCTGAACGAGGATATTGCGGACAACCGCGAGTTTGATCGTGCATTTGTGCTTTTGGGAGTAGGGTTGAGTTACAAACCCGTGAAATCTATGGAAGTTTATGGGAACGTGAGCCAAAACTACCGTTCGGTTACTTTTAATGATATTAGAATTACCAATCCTTCTTTGGTTGTCGATCCAAATATTACTGACGAGGAGGGCTATACTTTTGATTTGGGCGCACGCGGAAGGTTTGGCAAATACCTTTCGTATGATATCGGTGGTTTTTACCTGAGCTATCAAGATAGGTTAGGGGTGATCGTGCGCGAGGTGAGCGATATTCAAGAGGAGCGTTTCCGCGGAAATATTGGCGATGCGGTTACCTATGGTTTGGAAAGTTTTGTGGATTGGAACATTATGGAAACTCTTTCAGCCAATAGAAATTTTAGGATGAATTATTTTGTGAACCTCGCATTAACCGATAGTGAATACACTTCTTCCGAAGAAAATAATGTGGAAGGCAAGAAAGTAGAATTTATTCCTGCAATCAATTTAAAAACCGGGCTGGGCTTTGGTTACAAAAACTTTTTGGGAAGCCTGCAATATACGTATTTGAGTAAGCAGTTTACAGATGCCACAAATAGCAAGCGCGATTTTGAAAGCCAGAGTGGCATTGTGGGCGAAATCCCTGCTTATGATATTTTGGATCTTTCCTTGGCATACACTTTTGGTCGTTTTAAACTGGAAGGCGGTATTAATAATGTTTTGGATAACAGTTATTTTACGCGAAGAGCTACCGGGTATCCTGGTCCGGGAATCCTTCCCAGCCAGCCACGTACTTGGTATGCGACGCTGCAGATAAAGTTATAA
- the guaB gene encoding IMP dehydrogenase, which produces MTAHDNKILGEGLTYDDVLLVPAYSEILPREVSIATKFSRNITLNVPIVSAAMDTVTESAMAIAIAREGGIGVLHKNMTIEEQAAEVRKVKRAESGMIIDPVTLKKTATVGDAQKTMREYSIGGIPITDDAGKLIGIVTNRDLRFEKNLKRELSEVMTSENLVTVAQGTSLKEAEIILQQNKIEKLPVVSDDGKLLGLITFRDITKLTQKPIANKDKFGRLRVAAALGVTADAVQRAEALVNAQIDAVIIDTAHGHTKGVVEVLKQVKQKFPDLDVVVGNIATADAAKYLVDAGADAVKVGIGPGSICTTRVVAGVGFPQFSAVLEVAAAIKGSGVPVIADGGIRYTGDIPKAIAAGADCVMLGSLLAGTKESPGETIIYEGRKFKSYRGMGSVEAMKQGSKDRYFQDVEDDIKKLVPEGIVGRVPYKGELVESMTQFIGGLRAGMGYCGSKDIETLKENGKFVKITFSGIAESHPHDVTITKEAPNYSR; this is translated from the coding sequence ATGACCGCACACGACAACAAGATTCTTGGGGAAGGCCTTACTTACGATGACGTACTTTTGGTGCCTGCCTATTCCGAAATTTTACCGCGCGAAGTTTCCATCGCCACAAAATTTTCACGAAATATTACATTGAACGTCCCCATCGTTTCTGCAGCGATGGATACCGTTACCGAAAGCGCCATGGCCATTGCTATTGCCCGCGAAGGCGGTATTGGTGTGCTTCACAAAAACATGACTATTGAAGAACAGGCTGCCGAAGTACGAAAAGTGAAGCGTGCCGAAAGCGGCATGATAATCGATCCAGTTACTTTAAAGAAAACTGCAACTGTAGGTGATGCCCAAAAGACGATGCGCGAGTACAGTATTGGTGGAATCCCCATTACGGATGATGCTGGAAAACTTATAGGAATTGTAACAAACCGCGATCTTCGTTTTGAAAAGAATTTAAAGCGAGAATTGAGTGAAGTTATGACTTCCGAAAATTTAGTGACTGTTGCTCAGGGAACATCCTTAAAGGAAGCTGAGATAATTCTTCAGCAAAATAAAATTGAAAAGTTACCTGTAGTGAGCGATGACGGAAAATTGTTGGGGCTTATTACATTTCGAGATATAACAAAACTTACCCAAAAACCTATAGCTAACAAAGATAAATTTGGAAGGCTACGCGTTGCCGCAGCATTAGGGGTTACAGCAGATGCAGTGCAAAGAGCAGAAGCTTTGGTAAATGCACAGATTGACGCTGTAATTATTGATACTGCCCACGGACATACAAAAGGAGTTGTTGAAGTTTTAAAACAAGTAAAACAAAAATTTCCGGATTTAGACGTAGTAGTTGGGAATATTGCCACAGCTGATGCTGCAAAATATTTAGTCGATGCAGGTGCCGATGCCGTAAAAGTTGGAATTGGTCCTGGCTCAATTTGTACCACTCGTGTGGTGGCGGGAGTTGGGTTTCCACAGTTTTCTGCGGTGCTGGAAGTTGCCGCGGCTATTAAAGGTAGCGGTGTGCCCGTGATTGCGGATGGTGGAATTCGCTACACAGGCGATATTCCAAAAGCGATTGCTGCTGGCGCAGATTGTGTTATGCTCGGGTCGCTATTGGCAGGAACAAAGGAATCTCCCGGAGAAACGATTATTTATGAAGGAAGGAAATTTAAATCATACCGCGGTATGGGTTCTGTGGAAGCGATGAAACAAGGCTCCAAGGATCGTTACTTCCAAGATGTGGAGGATGATATCAAAAAACTGGTTCCGGAAGGTATTGTGGGCCGTGTACCGTACAAAGGTGAATTAGTGGAAAGTATGACGCAATTCATCGGCGGCTTGCGGGCTGGAATGGGTTATTGTGGCTCCAAGGATATTGAGACTTTAAAAGAGAATGGCAAGTTTGTAAAAATAACCTTTTCAGGAATTGCGGAAAGTCATCCACACGATGTAACTATTACGAAAGAGGCGCCAAACTATAGTAGATAG
- a CDS encoding OmpH family outer membrane protein has translation MKFLKIAVFFIGLTTFGQSKVGAVDIDYILSKMPEMTTVQTQLETYGKQLDIDLNKKVDEYKKLAEAYKAGEATFTPEVKKTKQTELLTLEADIQKFQQNGAKLMEIKQQEYLQPLYKKIGEALDKVAKAQNYTQVMQTSTDMVYLDPNYDLTLPIITELGITITAEEGK, from the coding sequence ATGAAATTTCTAAAAATTGCCGTATTCTTTATTGGTCTTACCACTTTCGGACAAAGCAAGGTTGGGGCCGTAGATATAGATTACATACTTTCCAAAATGCCCGAAATGACAACCGTACAGACCCAATTGGAAACCTATGGGAAGCAATTGGACATTGACCTTAACAAAAAAGTGGACGAATACAAAAAGTTGGCAGAAGCATATAAAGCTGGCGAAGCTACATTTACTCCTGAAGTAAAAAAAACAAAACAAACCGAACTTTTAACGCTAGAGGCCGATATCCAAAAATTTCAGCAGAACGGCGCCAAGCTTATGGAGATTAAACAACAAGAATACTTACAACCACTCTATAAGAAAATCGGAGAAGCATTGGATAAAGTAGCTAAAGCGCAAAATTACACCCAAGTAATGCAGACCTCCACAGATATGGTTTATTTAGACCCTAATTACGACCTTACGCTGCCAATCATTACCGAGTTGGGAATTACAATTACAGCAGAAGAAGGAAAATAA
- a CDS encoding peptidylprolyl isomerase — MMKNLISVFILALMCATAVFSQNKKEVLMTIDGSPVYAKEFKRVYNKNLNLVQDESQKDIDSYLNLFIDYKLKIAEAESQGLADRPSYQNELSRYRDQLSRNYLFEDKVTETLAREAYERGKEEINASHILIRVDYEAMPQDTLAAYKKIKSIRERALKGEDFAKLAQTLSEEPGAKDSEGNLGYFSVFSMVYPFETAAYNTKVGEISEIIRTRFGYHILKVHDRRTKMPKISVSHIMISDKKGPRDFDPEQRINELYTMAKQGESFENLAKQFSDDKNSAIQGGKLKPFSKGDLRAPEFENAAYELNNVGEISKPIKTDFGWHIIRLDEKLAMETFEAQREELEKKAGEGDRSKVVTNAINKKIKEKYGFKKGESYLPYFDTFVSDDVLGRGWARPPVPAEEDKVLFTIGDKEATFTEFATFIAGRQKTTRPFKQKESLLVAFYDEFETEVLKDYFKMALEGENEDYAAIVAEYRDGLLIFDVMEKNVWDKAKTDSIGLQNFYNKTKQNYQWKQRVDADFYSATNETFAQQVQSMLAEGKTSEEIKAAVNTEGKVNVMVTPGIFEIDDEKLPKNMEIKEGISTIFKSNDSSVIVNVKQVIAPGLKSLDEVKGRVLSDYQNELEKNWMESLHKKYKVEVNKKALKRVKKDLK, encoded by the coding sequence ATGATGAAAAACCTTATTTCCGTATTCATTTTAGCACTAATGTGCGCCACTGCCGTTTTCTCGCAAAACAAAAAAGAGGTATTGATGACCATTGATGGCAGCCCAGTGTACGCCAAAGAGTTCAAAAGGGTGTACAACAAAAATCTCAATTTGGTCCAGGACGAATCACAAAAGGATATTGACTCATATTTGAATCTATTTATAGATTACAAATTGAAAATTGCCGAGGCAGAATCACAAGGACTTGCCGATAGACCATCTTATCAAAATGAGCTTTCACGCTACCGCGACCAGCTCTCCAGAAATTATCTTTTTGAAGACAAAGTGACCGAAACCTTAGCTAGGGAAGCTTATGAACGTGGAAAAGAGGAAATTAATGCTTCGCATATTTTAATAAGAGTAGATTATGAAGCTATGCCGCAAGACACCCTGGCAGCGTATAAAAAAATAAAGTCTATACGCGAAAGAGCACTTAAGGGAGAAGATTTTGCCAAGCTTGCGCAAACCCTTTCCGAAGAACCCGGTGCCAAGGACTCTGAAGGTAATTTAGGCTATTTTTCAGTATTCTCAATGGTATATCCTTTTGAAACCGCTGCATATAATACCAAAGTAGGGGAGATTTCAGAAATTATACGCACCCGCTTTGGGTACCATATTTTGAAGGTACACGATAGAAGAACCAAAATGCCCAAGATTTCGGTTTCGCACATAATGATTTCCGATAAAAAAGGACCCCGTGATTTTGATCCGGAACAACGCATAAACGAGCTATATACTATGGCTAAGCAAGGGGAATCTTTTGAAAACCTCGCCAAGCAATTCTCTGATGATAAAAACTCTGCGATACAGGGCGGTAAGCTCAAGCCTTTTTCCAAAGGCGATCTTAGAGCCCCAGAATTCGAAAATGCCGCCTATGAACTTAATAATGTAGGTGAAATAAGCAAGCCCATAAAAACCGATTTTGGCTGGCACATTATTCGCTTAGATGAAAAACTGGCAATGGAAACCTTTGAAGCCCAAAGGGAAGAGCTTGAAAAGAAAGCTGGCGAAGGTGACCGTTCTAAGGTTGTTACCAATGCAATCAACAAAAAAATAAAAGAAAAGTACGGTTTTAAAAAAGGAGAAAGCTATTTGCCCTATTTTGATACTTTTGTTAGTGATGATGTTTTGGGAAGAGGCTGGGCAAGACCTCCTGTACCTGCTGAAGAGGATAAGGTTCTTTTCACCATTGGTGATAAGGAGGCGACTTTTACAGAATTTGCCACGTTTATAGCGGGACGCCAAAAAACAACCAGACCCTTTAAACAAAAGGAATCTTTGCTGGTAGCCTTTTATGATGAATTTGAAACCGAAGTGCTTAAGGACTATTTTAAAATGGCACTTGAAGGTGAAAATGAAGATTATGCGGCCATAGTTGCTGAATACCGTGACGGTCTTTTAATTTTTGATGTGATGGAAAAAAATGTTTGGGACAAAGCAAAAACCGATTCTATTGGTCTTCAAAATTTTTATAACAAGACAAAACAGAATTACCAATGGAAGCAACGCGTAGATGCAGATTTCTATTCTGCTACCAACGAAACTTTTGCACAGCAAGTACAAAGCATGCTTGCCGAAGGTAAAACCTCCGAAGAAATTAAGGCAGCAGTGAATACAGAAGGTAAAGTAAATGTAATGGTTACCCCAGGAATTTTTGAGATTGATGATGAAAAACTTCCAAAAAACATGGAAATTAAAGAAGGGATCTCTACCATTTTCAAAAGCAATGATTCCTCGGTTATTGTGAATGTAAAGCAGGTTATAGCCCCGGGATTAAAATCACTCGATGAGGTTAAAGGAAGAGTATTGAGTGATTATCAAAACGAACTCGAGAAGAATTGGATGGAGAGTCTTCATAAAAAATATAAAGTTGAGGTAAATAAAAAAGCTTTAAAACGAGTAAAAAAAGACCTTAAGTGA
- a CDS encoding peptidyl-prolyl cis-trans isomerase, translating into MINRIFHIILISTFITSCDYFRQETNENAIARVNNTYLYEADIQKLISEDISSEDSTLIVNNYINRWATQQLLIDQAKINLSPDKLEQYNKLVKEYQNDLLTEAYKNVIVGKQLDSVISEQEFQEYYENNKDNFKLKDFLVKLRYVQLPVNYDGLSAVREKLNRYNEKDRKSLNSQDYQFISSNFNDSVWIKKEVLTQALPIIRGANEQVLKKSNFAQLQDSLGVYLMKIENVLNPNDTAPLSYVKPTLRQIILNKRKLELIKKLETDITKDAIETNNFEIYKNE; encoded by the coding sequence GTGATAAACCGAATTTTTCATATCATACTTATAAGTACTTTTATTACTTCCTGTGATTATTTTAGACAGGAAACAAACGAAAATGCAATTGCCAGAGTTAACAATACGTATTTATACGAAGCTGATATCCAAAAATTGATTTCTGAAGATATTTCTTCTGAAGACAGTACCTTAATAGTAAACAACTACATTAACAGGTGGGCAACCCAGCAGTTACTGATAGACCAAGCAAAAATCAATCTTTCCCCAGACAAGCTTGAGCAATATAACAAACTGGTAAAGGAATATCAAAATGATTTGTTGACCGAAGCGTATAAAAACGTTATTGTTGGCAAGCAATTGGACAGTGTAATATCAGAACAGGAATTTCAGGAGTATTATGAGAACAATAAAGATAATTTCAAATTAAAGGATTTTCTTGTAAAACTACGTTATGTGCAACTTCCGGTAAACTATGATGGCCTTTCCGCTGTTCGTGAAAAATTAAACCGCTACAATGAGAAGGATAGAAAATCGCTAAACAGCCAAGATTATCAATTTATATCCTCAAATTTTAATGATTCTGTTTGGATAAAAAAAGAAGTTTTAACACAGGCATTGCCCATCATCAGGGGCGCCAATGAACAAGTGTTAAAAAAATCCAATTTTGCACAACTGCAAGATTCATTAGGAGTATATTTGATGAAAATTGAAAATGTGCTCAATCCCAATGATACCGCACCACTTTCCTATGTTAAGCCTACTTTGAGGCAAATTATCCTAAACAAACGAAAGCTTGAACTTATAAAAAAACTTGAAACAGATATTACAAAAGATGCTATTGAAACAAACAATTTTGAAATCTATAAAAATGAATAA
- a CDS encoding peptidylprolyl isomerase, which produces MLLKQTILKSIKMNKFLFVILFSTTVLQAQIVVEPDSSGVVKSNDSLVVQQTEKRDTLKLFKRYKAEGVSAVVGEYVILDSDIDKAYVEMQSQGMSIEDITRCQLMGKLMEDKLYAHQAKQDSILVPDAEINGMIDQQLQYMVSELGSEEKVAEYYRKDNIAQLRKDLFEANKSIKLASLMQQKVIEKVEVTPEEVRTFFFSIPEDERPVFGAEIEIAQIVIDPEITKQAIDEVIAKLNAIRADVLDNGASFSTKAVLYSKDPGSSSKGGLYTGVKRDSPWAKEFKDQAFSLLEGEISEPFETEFGWHILYVEKIRGQEVDVRHILMFPEVSQQSIDAAQKEIEDIKAKISSGEITFAEAARKFSDDKETRNNGGQLINPINFDTKFDLTKMDPTLSAQVYNLKEGEVSEIFTDRDRTGKSSLKILTVTKKYAEHKADYANDYERIKQLALREKQIKVINKWQNEKIKDTYISINQDYQDCEFAGNWSKK; this is translated from the coding sequence ATGCTATTGAAACAAACAATTTTGAAATCTATAAAAATGAATAAATTCTTATTCGTAATACTATTTTCCACAACAGTGCTACAAGCACAAATCGTTGTAGAGCCAGACAGTAGCGGTGTAGTTAAAAGCAACGATTCTTTGGTGGTACAGCAAACCGAAAAACGCGACACACTGAAACTTTTTAAAAGATATAAAGCAGAAGGTGTAAGTGCAGTGGTGGGAGAATACGTTATTTTGGATAGCGATATTGACAAGGCCTATGTAGAAATGCAATCACAGGGAATGTCCATTGAAGATATTACCCGCTGCCAATTGATGGGCAAATTGATGGAAGACAAGCTCTATGCGCACCAAGCCAAACAGGACAGTATTTTAGTTCCCGATGCTGAAATAAACGGGATGATAGATCAACAACTACAATATATGGTGAGCGAACTGGGCAGTGAGGAAAAAGTAGCCGAATATTACCGAAAAGACAATATTGCCCAACTTAGGAAAGATCTTTTTGAGGCTAATAAAAGCATCAAATTAGCCAGTTTAATGCAGCAAAAAGTAATTGAAAAAGTTGAAGTAACTCCAGAGGAAGTTAGAACCTTCTTTTTTTCCATTCCAGAAGATGAGCGTCCGGTTTTTGGAGCTGAAATAGAAATCGCCCAAATAGTAATTGATCCCGAAATTACCAAACAAGCTATAGATGAGGTAATCGCAAAATTAAATGCAATTCGTGCAGATGTTTTGGACAATGGCGCAAGCTTTTCTACCAAAGCGGTTTTATATTCAAAAGATCCCGGTTCTTCTTCTAAAGGAGGGCTTTATACTGGGGTTAAAAGAGACTCCCCTTGGGCAAAAGAATTTAAGGATCAAGCTTTTTCTCTTTTGGAAGGTGAAATAAGCGAACCTTTTGAGACCGAATTTGGATGGCACATTCTTTATGTTGAAAAAATTCGCGGGCAAGAAGTTGACGTTCGCCATATTCTAATGTTTCCCGAAGTATCACAACAATCCATTGATGCTGCACAAAAAGAAATAGAGGATATTAAAGCCAAAATAAGCTCGGGTGAAATCACATTTGCCGAAGCTGCCCGAAAATTTTCTGATGATAAGGAAACAAGAAACAATGGAGGACAATTGATTAATCCAATAAATTTTGACACCAAGTTTGACCTTACCAAAATGGACCCGACACTTAGTGCCCAAGTGTATAATTTAAAAGAAGGGGAAGTTTCTGAAATTTTTACGGATCGTGACCGTACAGGGAAAAGTAGCCTCAAAATTCTTACCGTAACAAAAAAATATGCTGAGCACAAAGCTGATTATGCCAATGATTATGAGCGTATAAAACAACTGGCACTCCGTGAAAAACAAATTAAGGTAATAAACAAGTGGCAGAATGAGAAAATAAAAGATACGTATATTAGCATCAATCAAGATTACCAGGATTGTGAATTTGCTGGAAATTGGTCAAAAAAATAA